The window GAAACCATGCGCCTGGCCAATCAGGGCTACACCCTGCTGGAAATCCCGGAAATCGTCGAAAGCCAACTTCCGGCCGACTTGTTCCACGCCTGGTACAACCGCGGCTACTACGGCACTGTCAGCCACAACGTCAAAGCGGTCTACCAGCATTATCTGGGCTTCTTCGATGGGAATCCGGCCACCCTCCAACCCCTGCCGCCGGAAGCGGCCGGCAAAAAATACGTCGAATTCATGGGCGGGGCGGACAACCTATTGGCGAAAGCGCGGGAATCGTTTGACAAAGGCGAGTACCGTTGGGTCGCCCAGGTGGTCAATCACCTCGTCTTTGCCGACCCGAACAACAAAGCGGCCCACGACCTGCAAGCCGACACTCTGGAACAATTGGGCTACCAGGCAGAGTCCGGCCCGTGGCGCAACTTCTACCTCAGCGCCGCCAAAGAGCTGCGCGATGGCGTGCTTGACCTGGCCGCACCCAAAACGGCCAGCCCCGACGTGATCAAGGCGATGTCGCTGGAGATGTTCTTCGACCTGCTGGCGGTGCGCCTCATCGGCCCCAAAGCGGCCGGGCGGGTGATCACCCTCAACGCTCACTTCACCGACATCCAGGCGCAGTATGTGCTGACGGTGGAGAACGGGGTATTGCACTACGCCAAAGATAAACAAGCCGCCCAGGCCGACGCCACCCTCATCACTACCCGCACCGCCCTGGATGAAATCCTTCTGGGAGAAGCGACGCTGGCTGAAAAGGCAGCCGCCGGCCAGGCCCGGGTCGAAGGCAGCCAGGAAAAGTTGATCGAGTTCCTGTCCCTGCTCGACAACTTTGAATTCTGGTTTAACATCGTCACACCGTAGGGAAGAAGGGGAGACAAGGAGACAAGGAGAACGGGAGACGAGGAGACGTTCTCCCGTTCTCACCAGCAAAAAGGAATCCTATGGGTGATGTACTGCTAGAACTTCTGCCGGTGATAATCGGCGCGGCCGTTGTGCCGTTGTATCCCATCATTGTGCTGCTTTTGCTGCAAAGCAAAGGTGGGCTGAACAAATCGTTGGCTTTTGTCTTTGGCGGCATAGCCATGCGCCTGGCGCAGGGTGTACTGTTTGGCCTGGTTCTAGGTGCGGCCATGTCCGCCAACGGCGAAGATGGGCAACAGTTGATAGCCTCGACGCTGCTGCTGGTGGTGGGCGTTCTGCTGCTGGTGACCGCCTTCAAGAAGTGGCGCAAAGAAGAAGACCCGGATGCGCCACCGCCGCAGTGGATGACCGGCATCACCAACCTGTCGGCGCTGAAGGCTGTCGGCGCGGGAGCGTTGTTTGTGACCATTGCTGTGAAGCAGTGGGTCTTTACCCTGTCGGCCATCAGCATCATCAGCGAGGCGGTGTTGAGCAGATCAACCGGTATTGGTCTCTATCTGTTCTACATCCTGACCACCCAACTATTGGTGCTGCCACCCATTCTGTTTTACGCCATTGCACCGGGGCGGGCAGCCAAACCACTGCAAGCAGCGCAGAGCTGGCTGGAACACAACAATCGTGTCATCGTCATGACGGTGTCGTTCATTTTTGGGCTGTGGTTCTCGTATAAGGGTATCACCGGGCTGCTTGGATGATAGCGGGTGCTGGAAAACGACGTCTGACAGCGCCACGGGCAACGGCCGTTGCTGGTATCCTCTTTGCCCTGTTATTTACAAGCAGCGTTGTCCTTGTGCGCACGGCCATGCCCGGCGATCTATCCGGCGGAATAGATTGGGTAGAGCAGGGCGAGAGACAAATCGCCACGGCATTGTCGCTCATGCCCTTCGCCGGCATTGCGTTTCTTTGGTTCATCGGCGTCATACGTGACCGGCTCAGCGAAGTTGAGGAGCACTTTTTCTCCACGGTGTTCTTAGGCAGCGGCCTGCTGTTTCTGGCGATGGTGTTTGTCTCTATGGCAATTGTCGGTGGCATTTTGTCTAGTGTCAACGCCAAAAGCGACGAGCTTCTCCAACCAGACATCATCATCTTTGGCCGCGCCATCATGCTGCAAATCAGCAACGTCTACGCCTTGCGCATGGCGGGCGTCTTGATGACTTCCCTCGGCACAGTCTGGCTGCGCGGCCATTTGATGCCGCGCTGGTTGGTCGTTGTGACCTACCTGTTGGCGCTGCTGCTGCTGTTGATCACGAGTCTGAGTGTGTGGGTAGCTCTCATTTTCCCCGGCTGGGTCTTGTTCATCAGTATTTTTATACTGGTTGTTGACCTGCGCAAACCAACCGGATAAACGACCTGTCAGAGGTTTTTTATGCTGCCTTCTATGATTTCCCAGAGCGAAGTAGGGGACACCTTCTTGTTGTGGGTGGAATATGCCACCCTATTTATTGAAGCCATCGCTGTACTCATCATTGTGGTCGCCATTGTGGTGGCGCTAACGCGCTATCTGCTGCGCTACGCCAGCCAACAAACTGGCAGAGGGGAACTTTATCATGAACTCAAGGTCAGTCTGGGCAAAGCGCTTCTGCTTGGTCTGGAGGTCTTGGTGGCGGCCGACATCATTCACACCGTCGCCCTGGAAGCAACGCTGGAAAGCGTTCTGGTATTAGGGCTGCTGGTGATAATTCGTACTTTCCTAAGCTGGGCGCTGCTGGTTGAAATTGAAGGGCGCTGGCCCTGGCAGCCTACTTAACTAATTTCGGCATGGTTCATTTAAAGCTAATAGTGCTTTACAAATTTAACAAGAAGAGGTGTCATGCTGAGGTCCCCCGAAGCATCCCCCCTCTGACGGGAGCGGGATGCTTCGCTCCGAAGACTCCGCTCAGCATGACAATGCCGCGTAAATTTGTAAAGATGATATTTTGCTCGATGAACCATGCCCTAATTTCGTTTGCAACAACCCGACCTGCAAAGTGGGTTGAATTTTATCTACCAAATAAGAACAAGGAGACTATTCGTATGGCAGCATTAACCGTGTGGAAATTTGATACCGTTATGGGCGCGCAAGAAGCGCTGGACAAACTGGTTGAATTATCCAAGCAGCATCTGATTCAGATCAACGATGCGGCGATTGTTTCATGGTCGGCGGGCGCGAAAAAGCCCAAGACCCATAATTATGGCAGTATGACTGGTCAGGGCGCTGTTTCTGGCGCGTTCTGGGGCATGTTGTTCGGTTTGATTTTCTTCGTGCCCTTCTTTGGCATGGCCGTAGGCGCAGCCATGGGAGCGCTGTCTGGCAAGTTCGCGGACTATGGCATCAATGATCAATTCAT of the Candidatus Leptovillus gracilis genome contains:
- a CDS encoding GAP family protein; this translates as MGDVLLELLPVIIGAAVVPLYPIIVLLLLQSKGGLNKSLAFVFGGIAMRLAQGVLFGLVLGAAMSANGEDGQQLIASTLLLVVGVLLLVTAFKKWRKEEDPDAPPPQWMTGITNLSALKAVGAGALFVTIAVKQWVFTLSAISIISEAVLSRSTGIGLYLFYILTTQLLVLPPILFYAIAPGRAAKPLQAAQSWLEHNNRVIVMTVSFIFGLWFSYKGITGLLG
- a CDS encoding DUF1269 domain-containing protein, with product MAALTVWKFDTVMGAQEALDKLVELSKQHLIQINDAAIVSWSAGAKKPKTHNYGSMTGQGAVSGAFWGMLFGLIFFVPFFGMAVGAAMGALSGKFADYGINDQFIKEVRDQVTEGTSALFLLTSGAVQDRVAEAFQGVSAALIQSNLSNEQEAQLMEDFGG
- a CDS encoding DUF1622 domain-containing protein gives rise to the protein MISQSEVGDTFLLWVEYATLFIEAIAVLIIVVAIVVALTRYLLRYASQQTGRGELYHELKVSLGKALLLGLEVLVAADIIHTVALEATLESVLVLGLLVIIRTFLSWALLVEIEGRWPWQPT